One Phycisphaeraceae bacterium DNA window includes the following coding sequences:
- a CDS encoding tetratricopeptide repeat protein — translation MPQQLNTKFIVVVVAFIVVAVGSVGLFWGYRVMTDPVKNIERGRELEAAGNYAEAVRAYGRAVSKRRTNIEYLDLMRNALLKVVPPTAEEARQHYQMNLDLLQQRAAVEPSKLDPWLPLLDAQRDRAHFLQNPAAWRALADTATRMRESMPAGSEGERIALRELGVASVQRDAQLTDSERREVEAMLRKVLSADSKDERAWDALMLLLLSDANRQFLANQRLQGTERQREFEQALAEATAAVPDSAAVALARIRLLRSLVARGELDVIDAVPQLDEPLTALEAVSSGPAVDRWQVSTAVNELLSTNRRADAERATALVELALSRNPNDLVLKRLLAIALRQYDLDRAVSVSRGLIDSPTPPVSLESAFRDEIRSDAAERVFDIEIAKARVAEDETIRRGHIQNAEKMRDLLVELTRGGPADNPRLLKSEAKLALLAGDLVTASARLDRIIRQDAADAEVFLLAADAAARRNELGLALNRINQGIERAGPTYAFLLAKAKVELGLRRAAEAMRTAEQILAARPDDVEAMEVRDAARRITQAASPGGSADPIVRDLQESERLLSERKTDDATVIVNRLLTAHPTDARVLTQAARLKMMNEEIEAAVQLLDRALAQAPNDPFIIQLRSVAGTTDPVDRINNMVQLSVADERQRPMAKYSMLMGVIAAVRREIAAGGRTADGRIRDIDELNASLARLESVLPEFRQAALAAGTTGPAFFTAAFDDAVVAADFKRAEQVGVEAEKAGERALGIFLQARALGLQGRGAEGIALLERNRQQGINSVEMARQLGELREAAGQVPEAIAALTEAYERRPGDPSTLRTLAELLRRTGENTRALQLYRDAAQLPFADRSVVQTWLRLEDQFGDRSTALCWRRRIFAESPGDRENALSLAVLLTDGQGDYRLLVDAQCRPRFTDSEWVSLAPARRQQEIQTMIRANQAEGAEVFRRLLLQRNDDFEAALLHARAMARDGRVNDGEKLLREVLARAEVSQTGPMWIGLGQYLDGVGRTDQALEAFERARQLQDPKRREADATISDYWFNQSQWERAYTALGLVLEGQASPDPRLLRRQAEIALKLRRFDEADALVERSVASGGAESRDVVVELLTANIANGRAEDLWTAGDKAGAEAAFSKSEAALRRAIQLQPGSALPVLSLASLQKSRAIRTGNQSELNAAQASAERGVAMASAFWPGVRLLHEILLEKGDLTGATAAVERFLPTDMGNVEARRALADLYLRAGNIQRALAVLADGATRTPSDPVWPIAIGEIQSRRGLHAEAVAAFDRALELSPGPQLLTRAVEARQRSSPPDWRGIVALGRQYSNEFRASGTLRAALGASLVNTGDRDSGLQTLRETGRFIRAEIAAQRMRMAELDAWYAALRQVFPAPRTQELDAFVRETFANDLQADDLRWLAAMWTETGPSGIVKAEEYLVQAIAAAEASQDALYRSRVWLAAGNVAYLKDDCNEAIRYFEKVAEEDPTNVTALNNLGYLLAKCQNETKRALGYARRAVAASPSQPEFLDTLGFVLLKEGEYSEARTMLERAVRIRPNAGTFVKLAEAFKALGRTNDAVGALDQAAALNPTPETRAAIDELRRSM, via the coding sequence ATGCCGCAGCAACTGAACACCAAGTTCATCGTCGTCGTCGTCGCATTCATCGTCGTGGCCGTCGGGTCGGTCGGCCTCTTCTGGGGCTACCGCGTCATGACCGACCCGGTGAAGAACATCGAGCGGGGCCGTGAGTTGGAGGCCGCGGGCAACTACGCGGAAGCGGTGCGGGCGTACGGTCGCGCTGTTTCAAAGCGACGCACCAACATCGAGTACCTCGACCTCATGCGCAACGCGCTCCTGAAGGTGGTTCCACCCACGGCCGAGGAGGCGCGCCAGCACTACCAGATGAACCTCGACCTGCTTCAGCAACGGGCCGCCGTCGAGCCGAGCAAGCTCGACCCATGGCTCCCGCTCCTGGATGCCCAGCGGGATCGAGCCCACTTCCTCCAGAATCCGGCTGCGTGGCGAGCACTGGCTGACACCGCGACGCGGATGCGCGAGTCGATGCCCGCTGGCAGCGAGGGCGAGCGCATCGCATTGCGTGAACTCGGCGTTGCCTCGGTGCAGCGCGACGCCCAGTTGACCGACTCGGAGCGGCGCGAGGTTGAGGCGATGTTGCGCAAGGTGCTGAGCGCTGACTCGAAGGATGAGCGCGCGTGGGACGCGCTGATGCTGCTGCTTCTGAGCGATGCCAATCGACAGTTCTTGGCGAACCAGCGACTGCAGGGCACGGAGCGCCAGCGCGAATTCGAGCAGGCCCTCGCCGAGGCAACGGCCGCGGTTCCTGACTCGGCGGCCGTCGCGCTCGCCCGTATTCGTCTCCTGCGTTCGCTGGTGGCGCGGGGCGAACTCGATGTGATTGATGCCGTGCCGCAACTTGATGAGCCGCTGACCGCGCTGGAGGCCGTGTCGAGCGGTCCTGCCGTTGATCGCTGGCAGGTCAGCACGGCCGTGAACGAGCTTCTGTCGACCAACCGCCGCGCCGACGCGGAGCGCGCGACGGCGCTGGTGGAACTGGCCCTCTCGCGGAATCCCAACGACCTCGTTCTGAAGCGACTGCTTGCGATTGCCTTGCGGCAGTACGACCTGGACCGTGCCGTGTCCGTCTCGCGGGGGCTCATTGACAGCCCCACGCCGCCCGTGAGTCTCGAGAGCGCCTTCCGAGATGAGATTCGAAGCGACGCGGCGGAGCGGGTCTTCGACATCGAGATCGCCAAGGCGCGCGTCGCCGAGGATGAGACCATCCGGCGCGGCCACATTCAGAACGCGGAGAAGATGCGCGACCTGCTGGTCGAACTCACGCGAGGCGGACCCGCGGACAATCCCCGGCTCCTCAAGTCCGAGGCCAAACTGGCGCTCCTCGCCGGTGATCTGGTGACGGCCTCCGCGCGGCTTGACCGCATTATTCGCCAGGACGCCGCCGATGCCGAGGTGTTTCTGCTGGCCGCCGATGCCGCGGCACGAAGGAACGAACTCGGGCTGGCGCTCAACCGCATCAATCAGGGCATCGAACGGGCCGGTCCGACCTATGCGTTCCTTCTGGCGAAGGCGAAGGTCGAACTTGGCCTGCGCCGTGCAGCCGAGGCGATGCGCACTGCGGAGCAGATTCTCGCCGCCCGGCCCGATGATGTCGAAGCGATGGAAGTGCGCGACGCCGCGCGCCGTATCACCCAAGCGGCGTCACCGGGCGGCAGTGCCGATCCCATCGTGCGGGATCTCCAGGAGTCGGAGCGCCTGCTGTCGGAGCGCAAGACCGATGACGCGACGGTGATCGTCAATCGCCTTCTCACCGCGCATCCCACTGATGCACGAGTGCTCACGCAGGCAGCGCGTCTCAAGATGATGAACGAGGAGATTGAGGCGGCTGTGCAACTCCTCGACCGCGCACTCGCCCAGGCGCCCAACGATCCGTTCATCATTCAGCTTCGCTCGGTGGCGGGGACGACCGACCCCGTGGATCGCATCAACAACATGGTGCAGTTGAGCGTGGCCGATGAACGGCAGCGACCGATGGCGAAGTACTCCATGCTCATGGGCGTGATTGCCGCGGTGCGTCGCGAGATTGCTGCAGGCGGCCGAACAGCCGATGGTCGAATCCGTGACATTGACGAGCTCAACGCTTCTCTCGCTCGACTCGAATCAGTCCTGCCCGAGTTCCGTCAGGCGGCCTTGGCCGCCGGAACCACCGGTCCCGCGTTCTTCACGGCGGCCTTCGACGACGCGGTCGTCGCGGCCGATTTCAAGCGTGCTGAGCAGGTCGGCGTCGAGGCGGAGAAGGCAGGCGAACGCGCCTTGGGCATCTTCCTTCAGGCTCGAGCGCTCGGCCTTCAGGGCCGTGGTGCCGAGGGTATCGCGCTGCTTGAGCGCAATCGCCAGCAGGGCATCAACAGCGTCGAAATGGCGCGGCAGCTCGGCGAGCTGCGTGAGGCCGCCGGGCAGGTCCCCGAGGCGATCGCGGCGCTCACAGAGGCCTATGAGCGGCGCCCCGGCGATCCAAGCACGCTGCGCACGCTCGCGGAGCTGCTCCGGCGAACTGGCGAGAACACGCGGGCGCTTCAGCTCTATCGTGATGCAGCCCAGTTGCCATTTGCCGATCGTTCCGTGGTGCAGACCTGGCTCCGCCTCGAAGATCAGTTCGGAGATCGCTCGACGGCGCTCTGCTGGCGTCGCAGGATCTTCGCGGAGAGCCCCGGCGACCGCGAGAATGCCCTCTCCCTTGCCGTGCTCCTGACCGATGGGCAGGGTGACTATCGCCTGCTCGTCGATGCGCAGTGCCGACCGCGATTCACCGACAGCGAGTGGGTCTCACTCGCCCCCGCTCGGCGACAGCAGGAGATTCAGACGATGATCCGCGCCAATCAGGCGGAGGGCGCGGAGGTGTTCCGCAGGCTTCTGCTTCAGCGGAATGACGACTTCGAGGCGGCTCTGTTGCATGCTCGCGCCATGGCTCGGGACGGCCGAGTGAATGACGGTGAGAAGCTGCTCCGCGAGGTGCTTGCCCGAGCCGAGGTCTCGCAGACTGGTCCCATGTGGATCGGCCTCGGCCAGTACCTCGATGGCGTCGGTCGGACCGACCAGGCGCTCGAGGCCTTCGAGCGCGCTCGGCAATTGCAGGATCCGAAGCGCCGTGAGGCGGACGCGACCATCTCTGATTACTGGTTCAACCAGAGTCAGTGGGAGCGTGCGTACACCGCGCTCGGGCTTGTGCTGGAGGGCCAGGCGTCGCCTGACCCGCGTCTCCTCCGTCGCCAGGCGGAGATCGCCCTGAAGCTTCGACGATTCGACGAGGCTGATGCGCTCGTGGAGCGATCCGTGGCGAGTGGTGGCGCCGAGTCTCGGGATGTGGTGGTGGAACTGCTCACCGCGAACATCGCGAATGGACGAGCGGAAGACCTCTGGACCGCAGGCGACAAGGCCGGCGCCGAGGCGGCGTTCTCGAAGTCCGAGGCGGCGTTGCGGCGAGCCATCCAGCTCCAGCCGGGCAGCGCGCTGCCGGTTCTCTCGCTCGCGTCACTTCAGAAGTCTCGGGCCATTCGCACCGGCAATCAGTCTGAACTCAACGCGGCGCAGGCGAGCGCCGAGCGCGGTGTCGCGATGGCCAGCGCGTTCTGGCCCGGCGTCCGATTGCTCCATGAGATCCTGCTTGAGAAGGGCGACCTGACTGGGGCGACCGCGGCCGTCGAGCGATTCCTGCCTACGGACATGGGCAATGTCGAGGCCCGTCGAGCGCTGGCGGACCTCTATCTCCGCGCGGGCAACATTCAGCGTGCGCTCGCGGTGCTTGCCGACGGTGCGACTCGCACGCCTTCCGACCCGGTCTGGCCGATTGCCATCGGCGAGATCCAGTCGCGTCGTGGGCTTCACGCCGAAGCGGTTGCGGCGTTCGATCGAGCGCTCGAGTTGTCGCCGGGACCGCAGCTTCTGACTCGTGCCGTCGAAGCGCGACAGCGCTCGTCACCCCCCGATTGGCGAGGCATTGTCGCGCTTGGACGACAGTACTCGAATGAGTTCCGCGCGAGTGGCACCCTTCGGGCCGCGCTCGGAGCATCGCTCGTCAATACCGGCGACCGCGACAGCGGCTTGCAGACGCTTCGGGAGACCGGCCGTTTCATCCGTGCCGAGATTGCCGCGCAGCGAATGCGGATGGCGGAACTCGACGCGTGGTACGCGGCACTGCGTCAGGTCTTCCCCGCACCCCGGACTCAGGAGCTCGACGCCTTCGTAAGGGAGACCTTCGCGAACGATCTCCAGGCCGACGATCTGCGCTGGCTCGCAGCCATGTGGACGGAGACCGGACCGAGCGGCATCGTCAAGGCCGAGGAGTATCTGGTTCAGGCAATCGCGGCTGCGGAAGCGTCACAGGATGCGCTCTATCGCAGTCGTGTCTGGCTCGCCGCGGGCAATGTCGCTTACTTGAAGGATGACTGCAACGAAGCGATCCGCTACTTCGAGAAGGTGGCCGAAGAGGATCCGACCAATGTCACCGCCCTCAACAATCTTGGCTACCTGCTGGCGAAGTGTCAGAACGAGACGAAGCGCGCCCTGGGTTACGCCCGGCGAGCCGTCGCGGCTTCGCCATCACAGCCCGAATTCCTCGATACGCTCGGCTTCGTCCTCCTGAAGGAGGGCGAGTACTCCGAGGCTCGTACGATGCTTGAGCGAGCCGTTCGCATCAGGCCGAACGCCGGCACTTTCGTTAAGTTGGCCGAGGCCTTCAAGGCGCTCGGACGAACCAATGACGCGGTGGGCGCTCTCGATCAGGCCGCCGCATTGAACCCGACACCTGAAACCCGCGCCGCCATCGACGAGCTGCGCCGGTCCATGTAA
- a CDS encoding exosortase/archaeosortase family protein produces the protein MSTVATSPSARFQEPSRGTIQLTPTMALVGGVVLFLIFVSVFWHFLYMQVRSGVEEPADWGHVLVIPFVSGWFIWLRREELLRQPFKPAWSGLILMVVGLLIYAMTLLGPVALQHPNFQGGGVVLTLCGMALLLCGWRAMKWLWFPIVYWGIFGQRISEQALQVVTLRLQDIAARGAYFLLNAIGFDTDIAGNILTVHGSDGVAHPLNVAEACSGMRMLVAFMALGVAMAVVGLDKWWQRAALIVMAAPVAVAVNILRVATLGLLSLRDVNMVQGEFHHFVGMVWLVPGFIMFLGVQWCLKVLGEGWRVPVGGAHAR, from the coding sequence ATGTCCACGGTCGCCACGAGTCCATCCGCACGGTTTCAGGAACCGTCCCGCGGCACCATCCAGCTCACGCCCACCATGGCGCTGGTCGGTGGCGTCGTGCTCTTCCTGATCTTCGTCTCGGTCTTCTGGCACTTCCTCTACATGCAGGTTCGCAGCGGTGTCGAGGAGCCCGCCGACTGGGGACATGTGCTGGTCATTCCATTCGTGAGCGGGTGGTTCATCTGGCTTCGGCGCGAGGAGCTGCTGCGCCAGCCCTTCAAGCCCGCGTGGAGCGGTCTGATCCTGATGGTGGTCGGGCTCCTCATCTACGCGATGACGCTTCTCGGTCCCGTGGCGCTCCAGCATCCGAACTTCCAGGGCGGCGGTGTCGTTCTGACCTTGTGCGGAATGGCTCTGCTGCTGTGCGGTTGGCGCGCCATGAAGTGGCTCTGGTTCCCGATTGTCTATTGGGGCATCTTCGGGCAGCGCATCTCCGAGCAGGCCCTCCAGGTTGTCACGCTGCGGCTTCAGGACATTGCGGCGCGCGGCGCGTACTTCCTGCTGAACGCGATTGGATTCGACACCGATATCGCCGGCAACATCCTGACGGTGCATGGCTCCGACGGCGTAGCGCACCCGCTGAATGTGGCCGAGGCGTGCTCAGGCATGCGCATGCTAGTGGCGTTCATGGCGCTCGGTGTTGCGATGGCCGTGGTGGGCCTCGACAAGTGGTGGCAGCGAGCCGCGCTCATCGTGATGGCCGCGCCAGTGGCGGTGGCTGTCAATATTCTGCGCGTGGCCACGCTCGGGCTCTTGAGCCTGCGTGATGTCAACATGGTGCAGGGCGAGTTCCATCACTTCGTGGGAATGGTCTGGCTGGTGCCAGGCTTCATCATGTTCCTCGGCGTGCAGTGGTGCCTGAAGGTTCTTGGTGAGGGGTGGCGCGTGCCGGTGGGAGGGGCCCATGCGCGTTGA
- a CDS encoding exosortase-associated EpsI family protein: MRVESGFRAAFVVTCLTLLAGAIGFRAFALAVNAWLLKEPAPLRAPLSTIPTTLGQWRAVGPDTLLNDAMVEALGTKFYLNRNYAIDGDPAKGFLQLHIAFYTGLIDRVPHIPERCFVAGGLVQRAPPQQRPLAIDRSGWSEEAGPVNLATGERYPMATVRDPITLEEHDVHLPIGETAFTVIEFQDPAHPEMRLLGGYLFIANGRLTPSAGGVRGLSYSLSERFAYFAKVQFTGQYRGGDGSGAQYEALVADLLRELLPYLMQRLPDWPEYEARTRIRGTNS, from the coding sequence ATGCGCGTTGAATCAGGATTCCGTGCGGCCTTCGTGGTCACCTGTCTCACCCTGCTGGCGGGAGCGATTGGATTCCGCGCCTTCGCGCTCGCGGTGAACGCCTGGCTGCTCAAGGAACCGGCGCCGCTTCGAGCACCGCTCTCGACCATTCCCACCACGCTCGGACAGTGGCGCGCCGTGGGACCGGACACGCTGCTCAACGATGCCATGGTCGAGGCGCTCGGCACCAAGTTCTATCTGAACCGCAACTATGCGATCGACGGCGACCCTGCGAAGGGCTTCCTGCAACTGCACATCGCCTTCTACACGGGGCTGATCGACCGCGTGCCGCACATCCCGGAGCGCTGCTTTGTCGCGGGCGGACTCGTGCAGCGGGCGCCGCCGCAGCAACGCCCGCTCGCGATCGATCGATCGGGCTGGAGCGAGGAGGCCGGGCCGGTCAATCTCGCCACGGGCGAACGCTATCCGATGGCGACGGTGCGCGACCCCATCACCCTCGAGGAGCACGATGTGCACCTGCCGATCGGGGAGACGGCCTTCACGGTCATCGAGTTCCAGGATCCCGCGCACCCCGAGATGCGCCTTCTCGGTGGATATCTCTTCATCGCCAATGGACGCCTGACTCCGAGCGCCGGCGGAGTGCGAGGTCTCTCCTACTCCCTCTCCGAGCGCTTTGCTTACTTCGCCAAGGTGCAATTCACTGGCCAGTACCGCGGAGGTGACGGCAGCGGCGCGCAGTACGAGGCGCTGGTCGCCGACCTGTTGCGCGAATTGCTGCCCTACCTGATGCAGCGCCTGCCCGACTGGCCCGAGTACGAAGCACGCACCCGAATCCGGGGCACGAACTCCTGA
- a CDS encoding aspartate carbamoyltransferase catalytic subunit, which translates to MSKDFLQLEGLPRAELEALLEAAGRNLAIAEQKVARRESLTGRVVANMFFEDSTRTRCSFETAVHRLGGEVFNLGESGSSTRKGETLVDTALNVEAMGVSAIVVRTSVSGGAALVARRVRCPVINAGDGRHEHPTQGLLDLLTLREAIGSIEGRSIAIVGDIANSRVARSAIHGLSTFEARIKLVGPPTLVGEAYRYISGRPDLISIHHDLDLIIPELDAIMMLRIQNERASGNLVAGDYRQMYGLTPDRASRLPGHAIVLHPGPVNRGVEIDDTVADDLPRSRILRQVTQGVAARMAVLERLLGVAETRSPVAA; encoded by the coding sequence ATGAGCAAGGACTTCCTCCAGCTTGAAGGACTTCCCAGGGCTGAGCTCGAGGCGTTGCTTGAGGCCGCGGGCCGCAATCTCGCCATCGCCGAGCAGAAGGTGGCGCGTCGAGAGAGCCTTACGGGTCGCGTGGTCGCGAACATGTTCTTCGAGGACTCGACCCGGACCCGGTGCAGTTTCGAGACGGCGGTGCACCGGTTGGGGGGCGAGGTCTTCAATTTGGGAGAGTCGGGCTCATCCACACGGAAGGGCGAAACACTGGTCGACACCGCCCTCAATGTGGAGGCGATGGGTGTCTCAGCGATCGTCGTCCGAACCAGTGTCTCCGGGGGTGCTGCCTTGGTCGCCCGGCGGGTTCGCTGCCCTGTCATTAACGCCGGCGATGGCCGCCACGAGCATCCGACGCAGGGACTGCTCGATCTCCTGACTCTTCGAGAGGCAATTGGGTCGATCGAAGGCCGATCGATCGCGATCGTGGGTGATATCGCCAACAGTCGGGTCGCCAGGTCGGCCATTCACGGGTTGTCGACATTCGAGGCACGAATCAAGCTGGTCGGGCCGCCAACGCTCGTGGGAGAGGCCTATCGGTACATCTCCGGCAGGCCAGATCTCATCAGCATTCATCACGATCTTGACCTCATCATTCCAGAACTGGATGCGATCATGATGCTTCGTATCCAGAATGAAAGAGCGTCTGGTAACCTTGTCGCCGGCGACTATCGCCAGATGTACGGCCTGACGCCGGACCGCGCTTCTCGCCTGCCCGGACATGCGATTGTGCTTCACCCAGGGCCCGTCAATCGAGGCGTGGAAATCGACGACACCGTGGCTGACGATCTGCCTCGAAGCCGCATCCTTCGGCAGGTGACACAAGGGGTTGCTGCGCGAATGGCGGTGCTCGAACGATTGCTTGGAGTTGCGGAAACTCGAAGCCCTGTTGCAGCGTAA
- a CDS encoding NAD-dependent epimerase/dehydratase family protein yields the protein MHPDTAERHALVTGGAGFVGSHLVERLLERGDRVTVIDDFSTGRAANLEEARRLGKERLRVIEGKVSERIGEAPHDLTMVVHLAAAVGVKLVVERPIHTIENNVLETSALLRVVTERGVPTLLASTSEVYGKGVRTPFREDDDVVYGPTSVTRWSYACSKAIDEYLALAAHRELGLPVVIARLFNTVGPRQVGDYGMVLPRFVERALRGAPLEVHGDGRQSRCFCDVRDVVRALLALMDRPTSTGRVFNVGRDEPITIEALARLVIQTLHSRSEIRFISYRDAFTVDFDDLQVRQPDLTRLREAIGFVPEIPLVKTILDLAAGMRQPAGAAAGGGVR from the coding sequence ATGCACCCCGACACCGCCGAGCGCCACGCGCTGGTGACCGGTGGCGCCGGCTTCGTCGGCAGCCACCTTGTGGAGCGATTGCTCGAGCGCGGTGACCGCGTCACGGTGATCGATGACTTCTCGACGGGTCGTGCAGCCAACCTCGAAGAGGCCCGGCGCCTCGGGAAGGAGAGGCTCAGGGTCATCGAGGGCAAGGTCAGCGAGCGCATCGGCGAGGCACCGCACGACCTCACGATGGTCGTCCACTTGGCGGCAGCGGTCGGCGTGAAGCTGGTGGTCGAACGACCTATTCACACCATCGAGAACAATGTGCTCGAGACCTCGGCGTTGCTGCGCGTGGTGACGGAGCGAGGAGTACCCACGCTGCTGGCCAGCACCAGCGAGGTGTACGGCAAGGGTGTGCGGACGCCCTTCCGCGAGGACGACGATGTGGTCTATGGTCCAACCTCGGTCACGCGCTGGAGCTACGCCTGCTCGAAGGCGATCGATGAGTACCTCGCTCTCGCGGCTCATCGCGAGCTCGGCCTGCCGGTGGTGATCGCGCGACTCTTCAACACGGTCGGGCCCCGGCAGGTGGGCGACTATGGCATGGTGCTGCCTCGCTTCGTGGAGCGGGCGCTTCGCGGCGCTCCACTCGAAGTGCATGGGGACGGGCGACAGAGTCGCTGCTTCTGTGATGTGCGAGATGTGGTGCGGGCCCTGCTCGCCCTCATGGACCGACCGACGAGTACCGGGCGCGTCTTCAATGTGGGCCGCGATGAACCGATCACGATCGAGGCACTCGCTCGTCTGGTGATTCAAACTCTGCACAGCCGTTCCGAGATCCGCTTCATCTCCTATCGCGACGCCTTCACGGTCGACTTTGATGACCTGCAGGTGCGCCAGCCCGACCTGACGCGCCTTCGAGAGGCCATCGGGTTTGTTCCGGAGATTCCCCTTGTGAAGACGATCCTCGATCTTGCCGCGGGCATGCGGCAACCGGCCGGTGCCGCGGCGGGAGGTGGAGTGCGATGA
- a CDS encoding polysaccharide biosynthesis/export family protein — MTRVADAVIRRLWTLVAGTVFASLALVGPGCETDSFLDPSRTGYFGFVPTTVPVLKRIDVIETATYDNAIVGPPEPEDLLPNTHEYVFGPGDVLVVEIYELLQRGDTERLVRTIDPDGFIRLPVLGSVPAAGLSIQQLVDRIKERLVAQNIILRNPIVNVTPEETRSYQYKVFGSVERGGLFALNRVDLKLTDALALAQGAFPTTQKIRIIRSVQDVRTAPADPILDAQSRPSTAPAQPTAPATTPSSSTPSPTPSPGQTPDIDSLIDQLNIRGGGRGAAPAPGGAAPAAGGPAAAPPAGDAPAGNGNRSQPIDPMPSPGAVRDVAIGASRVSLGRQDALPPIDIDSLEPVRISDSPVVQGAHRQSVTAAPPSDGTTFVFDQDRQEWVRVRAGTVPPPGAAPGGARTGAAAAATRVKEPSRYSGPPTRVIEIPYDQLINGVPGLDIVIRPGDMIYADAGDRGVVYIDGEVNRPGVYQLPEGGRLTVSRLIAAAGGLNQIAIPQRCDLIRKVGEDREAVIRINVAAIRNRGEPDIYCKPDDHVIIGTNFWATPLAVIRNGFRMTYGFGFLLDRNFGNDVFGPPPVNVVGG; from the coding sequence TTGACACGCGTTGCTGATGCCGTCATCCGTCGACTCTGGACCCTGGTGGCAGGGACCGTGTTCGCATCCCTTGCGCTGGTGGGGCCCGGCTGTGAGACCGACAGCTTCCTCGACCCCAGCCGTACGGGCTATTTCGGGTTTGTGCCAACCACGGTGCCGGTCCTGAAGCGGATCGATGTCATCGAGACGGCGACCTACGACAACGCGATCGTCGGGCCGCCCGAGCCCGAAGATCTGCTGCCCAACACGCACGAGTATGTCTTTGGCCCCGGCGATGTTCTGGTCGTCGAGATCTACGAACTGCTCCAGCGTGGTGACACCGAGCGCCTCGTCCGCACCATCGATCCCGACGGCTTCATTCGACTCCCGGTGCTGGGTAGTGTGCCGGCGGCGGGGCTCTCCATTCAACAGCTCGTTGACCGCATCAAGGAGCGGCTGGTCGCGCAGAACATCATTCTGCGAAACCCGATCGTCAATGTGACGCCGGAAGAGACTCGCTCCTACCAGTACAAGGTCTTCGGCTCGGTGGAGCGTGGCGGGCTCTTCGCCCTCAATCGGGTGGATCTCAAGCTGACCGACGCGCTCGCCCTCGCGCAAGGTGCGTTCCCCACGACGCAGAAGATTCGAATCATCCGATCGGTGCAGGATGTTCGCACAGCGCCGGCGGATCCGATCCTCGATGCTCAGTCGCGCCCGTCGACGGCGCCTGCCCAGCCGACAGCGCCAGCGACCACACCAAGTTCATCGACACCCAGCCCCACACCCTCCCCGGGCCAGACTCCCGACATCGACTCGCTGATCGACCAGCTCAATATTCGAGGTGGTGGTCGCGGCGCAGCTCCCGCACCGGGTGGTGCAGCGCCAGCGGCCGGTGGCCCGGCTGCCGCGCCGCCCGCAGGTGATGCGCCGGCGGGCAACGGCAATCGTTCCCAGCCCATCGACCCCATGCCCAGCCCGGGCGCCGTGCGCGATGTCGCCATCGGCGCGAGCCGCGTGTCGCTCGGACGGCAGGACGCTCTTCCGCCCATCGATATCGACTCGCTCGAGCCGGTCCGCATTTCGGACAGTCCCGTGGTTCAAGGCGCGCACCGTCAATCGGTGACGGCTGCACCACCGAGCGATGGAACGACCTTCGTCTTCGATCAGGATCGCCAGGAGTGGGTTCGCGTTCGAGCAGGCACGGTTCCGCCACCAGGGGCCGCGCCTGGAGGCGCTCGCACCGGGGCCGCTGCGGCAGCCACGCGGGTCAAAGAGCCATCGCGCTACTCAGGTCCGCCCACGCGCGTGATCGAGATTCCCTATGACCAGCTCATCAACGGCGTGCCCGGGCTCGACATTGTCATTCGGCCCGGCGACATGATCTACGCCGATGCGGGCGACCGGGGAGTCGTCTACATCGATGGTGAAGTCAACAGGCCAGGCGTCTACCAGCTTCCCGAGGGCGGTCGTCTCACCGTCAGCCGACTCATTGCCGCGGCAGGTGGACTGAACCAGATCGCCATTCCGCAGCGCTGCGACCTCATCCGCAAGGTCGGCGAGGATCGTGAAGCCGTCATCCGGATCAATGTGGCCGCGATCCGCAATCGCGGTGAACCGGACATCTACTGCAAGCCTGACGACCATGTGATCATCGGCACCAACTTCTGGGCGACCCCGCTGGCGGTCATCCGGAACGGCTTCCGCATGACCTACGGGTTCGGCTTCCTGCTCGACCGCAACTTCGGCAACGATGTCTTCGGACCTCCGCCGGTCAATGTGGTCGGAGGGTAA